In a genomic window of Candidatus Acidiferrales bacterium:
- a CDS encoding MGMT family protein, translating into MTDTEKSLYQIIYETVKRIPKGKVATYGQIARLCGLREHARLVGYALHNLRPNSGVPWQRVINSKGMISLRRDTGAYEHQKRILEKEGVKFKNEKIDLAKYGIMASEKIKTRPGGGGPR; encoded by the coding sequence ATGACTGATACAGAAAAGAGTCTTTACCAAATAATCTATGAAACGGTGAAAAGGATACCGAAAGGGAAAGTGGCAACTTACGGCCAAATTGCCCGCTTGTGCGGATTGCGCGAACACGCCAGACTTGTGGGATATGCTCTTCACAACCTTAGGCCGAATTCCGGCGTTCCATGGCAACGCGTCATCAATTCCAAAGGGATGATTTCGCTGCGAAGAGACACCGGTGCTTACGAGCACCAGAAGAGAATTCTTGAAAAGGAAGGCGTGAAATTCAAGAATGAGAAAATTGACCTGGCAAAGTACGGGATCATGGCTTCAGAGAAAATAAAAACGCGGCCCGGAGGAGGTGGGCCGCGTTAA